AATTTATAATGAACAAATTTGTAAAAGGTGCAGTAGTTGCTGGTTTAGCTTTATCAATCGGAGGAACAGGGTTTTTAGCAACAGCGACTCAAGCGCACGCTAACTCAGCTCAATTGGTAGACAATACTGCAAAAATCAATGCGTTACTTCAAGAAAAACAAGAATTGATCAACAAGAAAAAAGTAAGCCGTGATTGGCAAGAGCAAAAAGCATTAGGCATTCGTATCGGTGAAATCGAACGTGAAATTCAAGTATTGAAAAAAGGCGGTTCAACAAGTGGTTCAACAGGCAACACAACAACTCCATCAACACCAGTTGAAGATACAGCAGCAAAAATCAATGCATTAATCCAAGAAAAACAAGAATTAATCAATAAGAAAAAAGTAAGTCGCGATCCACAAGAACAAAAAGCATTAGGTATCCGTATTGGCGAAATCGAACGTGAAATCCAAGCATTGAAAAATGGCGCTTCTACAGGTGGTTCAACAGGCAACACAACAGCACCATCAACACCAGTTGAAGATAACACTGCAAAAATCAATGCATTAATCCAAGAAAAACAAGAATTGATCAACAAGAAAAAAGTATCACGTGATAAAAACGAACAAAAAGCATTAGGTAAACAAATCGATCAAATCGAAAAAGAAATTAAACAATTAAAGAAAAACAAATAAAAAGAGTTAATCCCAACTATTACTAATTTTCAACTTTCTTACCCAAATTTGTGTGAAGCATATAAAATAAAAGAGCCTTATCCAAAACGAATTTTCCGTTTTGGGTAAGGCTTTTTGTGATCTGCTTGATGAAAAAGAACAAACATTCGAAGGCTGATTCTGTTTAGATTAAATCCAAGGACCTACAACAAGAGTATAAATGCTTAAGCAAATCCCTGCGATAATCAGCAGGGCTCCTAAAGTAAGCAAGGGATTAAATCGTTTAGATGGATTCTCCTTTGTGGGTTCTTTTTTAAATAGTCTTGCTAACGCCACAAATAATAAACCTAAAACGATTAAAAGCCCATTGATAAAGAAGGTCGATAAACTATTTTTTTTCTTTCCATTCTTTAGAAAATGGGCATTTTGTAAAGCTTTAAACTTTTTAGCATAGGTAAATTCAGTACTTGGTGTCTTGATTGTAGAAGATACTTGAGATAAATCGCTGTCAACAGATATACTACCAGCAGTTAACGTAAAAGCTGGCTCTGTATTTTTTTGAATAAGACCATAAAAGTCTCGTTCTAAAATGATTGCTTCGTTATTTACCGTATTATCACCTTTTGAAAGTAATTTTTTATACTCGTACGTTGCGAAAGCTTTGTCAAAAAGTGCATTACCAAACGCGTGACGCTGCGCTTCACCGTCTTGATCTTCCCAATCTCCAACACCTAAAACAACTTCAATCAAACGTGTATCTGCTCGTTTCGCTGTAGCAGCATAGTTGAAGCCTCCTGTTGGACTTGAACCAGTCTTTAATCCGTCAACGCCTTCATACCCGTAAATCAATCCTGGTAAAGAATAGTTATGATTGACCAATACTTCAGCGTAAGGAGTGTTTTCCATGATCGTGATCTGAGTCGGGCTGGTATAAGTAGTTGTTTCTGGATAATTTTTTAACAAGTGATAAGACAATAGTGCGAGATCTCTAGCTGTAGATACATTATCTGCGTTTTGATCGATTCCTTCTGGTTTGTAGTAACCATTGAAGGAGCCAGTTTCAGCACCGCTGGAATTATAAAAAGTTGAATTAGTCATGCCGAGCTCTTTTGCTTTGTCGTTCATCATATGGATAAATTTCGCTTCATCCTTTGCTGTGACCAGATTGGCAAGCATGATAGTTGCAACATTGGATGATTGAACAAGTGTTGCATAAAGCAAGTCTCGTACTGGATAATCAACGCCTGCGACGATGGTATTATTACTCAATTCATAAATTTGGGAAATCGCTTCATCGCTATCTGTTGCTTTGACTGTTGTGTCTAAAGTAAACTGTCCTTTTTCTAGTGCTTCAAAAACTAGGTAAGAGGATAGTAACTTGGCAATACTGGCCGGATTCCATTTTAAATCAGGATTATCTTCCCAAAGTACTTGTCCAGTGTCTGCAGAGATGACAATGGATGATTTAGGGGTATATGCTTCACTCGTTTGATAACCGGCATTTTGAGTAAGAGTTAGGATATCCTCTTGCGCGTAGGCACTTGAGCTAGTATATAAACCTGAAAAATAGCCGATAAACAATAATAATGAGCAAATTTTCGGTAAAATTGTTCTTTTTTTCAATTCAAACATCCTTTTTGATTATTCCTATTTATTTAAAAAACATCAGATAAATTTAAGTTTTCTAGTATCTATAAAAATAGATGATATATCAGGGAAATAGTTGAGTACATAGCAACTTTATCCTATAGTAAAGAAAAAATGCCATCTTCTATTAAACTATCGTTTTTTGAGAAAGTCAACTTAAAAAAAACTCGTTTTAAGAGATTAAAACTTTATTTATAAATTAAAGTTTATTTCCTTGTAGATAGATTCATATAGTTGTTCTATTTATATTTTATAAAAGAGCAATATATCTATTTTACCTGAAAATAGAAGTAAAATGTGTCTTTTATACATATTTTAATAAAAAGTAATTTTTTAATAACTTTGGTATACTTAAAAGGATGGGGGTGTTGGAATGGAAGTTGAACAAATATATGCTTCTCAATGGGTAGATTATTCTAGAAAAATAGCCGAAAGTCGGATGGTTTTGCCTTTTTATGAGACACATGGGAAAGCTCGACAAGCATTTAGTGAAAAAATACGGAATAATTCTGGGGTTACTTACGTCTTTTATAAACGTAAAGTCCCTTACTGTTTTATAACGATTGAGCATTGCGAAGTCACGAATTTACTAATGCCAGAGTTTTCTGCGGTAAGTTGGTCGTCTCTATTTAGAGCAATTGAAACATTTTTTAAACGAACCTTCCAACCGAGGATATACTTGTCTTTTTTTCATTCCTTGACGCCCTATGTACAAGAGATATGTTTAAAACAAGGATATACTATTCAGGAAAATAAATTTGCTAGTAAAGAGTTAACCTATCATACTGCGTTGGTTTTAGGTGGTGGAGGAGCTAGAGGCGCGTATCAAGTAGGTGTGTGGCAGGCATTGAAAGAGTTGGCTGTTCCAATAGCTATGATTACAGGGACGTCAGTAGGTGCATTAAATGGCGCGCTGATCTTGCAAGATGATTTAAGTGCTGCTAAAGAGATGTGGGAAAAAATTGAGACACAAAAAATTCTCTCTTATCCCAATATAGAGACATCTATTAATACGTTTGGAGGAATAATGAGTCAAATCGGCTCATTTACGTTGAGTGCAATACAGTCAAAAGGAGTCTCTACGTTACCTTTACAAAAACTAATTGAAGCTACCTTTTCATCTGAGAAAATGAATCAGGTCACCACTGATTTTTATTTAGTGACAACAGAGTTACCTGCACTAAAAGAAAAAAATGTTCATTTCAATAGTTGTGAAAATGATCAGTGGCAACGTTGGTTATTAGCCTCAGCATCTTTTTTTCCAGCAATGGCAGCAACAAAAATCAAAGATAATTACTATATTGATGGTGGTTATCGAAATAATATACCGATTGATATCGCATTGCGTAAAGGGGCAACGGAGTGTATTGTCGTTGATGTAAAAGGTCCGGGGATTACTAAACCATTGAAACGCTCTGATGACGTTAGTTATTTAACGTTGCAAACACCATGGTCGATGGGTGCAGTACTTTTGTTTGACGGTGCTCGCTCTGCTTTGAATATTCAATTAGGCTATCTGGAAACGATGAAAGCAGTCGGTAGAAAATATCTAGGATTTTGGTATACTTTTGATGAGACGTTAACGAATATCAAAAACTTTCAGCAAGCCTTTTTTACCTTTATTCAACACACGTATCAGATAAAATTATGGCGTTCTATCGAAGAACGAAATAAAATCTGCAATAAAATGCGTAAACTTTATAAAGACAGGGTGTATACTGAGAACATCGGATTGGTATTGGTTGAGTTATTAGCAAAAAATAGTGATATCCCTGCTGCTGAAGTATATACAATCAAAGAATTGGCAGATTTGCTGAAACAAAGAGGAACCAGCACACTGGATAATACAAAGGGTCTGGCGATGATGTCTGTTCAAGAATGGCTGAAAAAATATTATGAAGAGTACTTTTTACTTTCAGAAAAACAGCAATTATCAGCGATGACAAATTTTTTAGCAACAACTAAACAGGAGAAATCACAGCAACTAAATTTTTTGCTTGATAAATTACCGATCCAAACGTTACAAATTTTAATGAATGAGTTTATAGAAGAAGGAGTGAATGAATAATGGCACAAGAATTTTCATATGAAATTATCGAACAAATTGCAGTATTATCAGAAAACACACAAGGATGGCGTAAAGAATTCAATTTAGTTAGTTGGAACGGACGACCACCAAAATTTGATTTGAGAGATTGGTCAGCGGATCATGAAAAAATGGGTAAAGGAATTACCTTGACCAACGAAGAGTTTGAACAATTATCTAACGCAATAAAATCCATGTAGAGAGGACACCCTGTCAATGAAAAGTATGACTGGTTTTGGAAAAGCAGCATTTTTAAACGACACCTATCAAATCGATGTTGAAATCAAAAGTGTCAACCAACGTTTTTTAGATATTCAACTGCGCATGCCAAAAGAGGCGAATCCTTACGAAATGGCGATTCGACAGTTGATGAAAGAAACCTTACAGCGCGGCCGAATTGAAGCGTATATCAACATGAAACAGACTGGCAGCAGCAATAAAGAAGTCTATGTTCACTGGCCCTTAGTCCATCAATTAGTAGACGAAATAAAACAAGAGTTGAACGTGAAATATCCTGAATCGGTGTTTGACCCTGCACAAACAATCCAGCAATTAGTGAACAATTCAGATTATGTTGAGGTGTCAGAAAAACAGGAAACGGACGAGCAATTTGGAACATTCATTTTAAGTGCAGTGAAAGAAGCCGTTGAAAAGCTTGATGCCAGTCGTCTGCAAGAAGGTCAAAAAATCCAACAGGTGTTAACAAACTATAGTCAAGATTTTGTTGGTCTGGTTAATGAACTCGCAGCATTCGTTACGGTGTATGAGAAAGATTACCGAGAGAAGTTCGAAATGAAACTTAATGAGTGGCTAGGTAGTCAAGTCGAAGAATCCCGTTTATTGACAGAATTAGCGATTTTACTTGAAAAAGGAGATATTCATGAAGAATTGGATCGTTTGACGATTCATATTGATAAATTGCAAGAGCTGTTGCTTCAAGAAGAATCCGTTGGTCGGGAATTAGATTTTCTTATTCAAGAGATGAATCGTGAAGTGAATACGATTGGCTCAAAATCTAGTCCGATTGAAATCAAGAATATCGTTGTTCAGATGAAAACGATTCTTGAAAAAATTCGTGAACAAATCCAAAATGTAGAATAATCGTTAATT
The DNA window shown above is from Enterococcus sp. 4G2_DIV0659 and carries:
- a CDS encoding D-alanyl-D-alanine carboxypeptidase, which codes for MKKRTILPKICSLLLFIGYFSGLYTSSSAYAQEDILTLTQNAGYQTSEAYTPKSSIVISADTGQVLWEDNPDLKWNPASIAKLLSSYLVFEALEKGQFTLDTTVKATDSDEAISQIYELSNNTIVAGVDYPVRDLLYATLVQSSNVATIMLANLVTAKDEAKFIHMMNDKAKELGMTNSTFYNSSGAETGSFNGYYKPEGIDQNADNVSTARDLALLSYHLLKNYPETTTYTSPTQITIMENTPYAEVLVNHNYSLPGLIYGYEGVDGLKTGSSPTGGFNYAATAKRADTRLIEVVLGVGDWEDQDGEAQRHAFGNALFDKAFATYEYKKLLSKGDNTVNNEAIILERDFYGLIQKNTEPAFTLTAGSISVDSDLSQVSSTIKTPSTEFTYAKKFKALQNAHFLKNGKKKNSLSTFFINGLLIVLGLLFVALARLFKKEPTKENPSKRFNPLLTLGALLIIAGICLSIYTLVVGPWI
- a CDS encoding patatin-like phospholipase family protein, translating into MEVEQIYASQWVDYSRKIAESRMVLPFYETHGKARQAFSEKIRNNSGVTYVFYKRKVPYCFITIEHCEVTNLLMPEFSAVSWSSLFRAIETFFKRTFQPRIYLSFFHSLTPYVQEICLKQGYTIQENKFASKELTYHTALVLGGGGARGAYQVGVWQALKELAVPIAMITGTSVGALNGALILQDDLSAAKEMWEKIETQKILSYPNIETSINTFGGIMSQIGSFTLSAIQSKGVSTLPLQKLIEATFSSEKMNQVTTDFYLVTTELPALKEKNVHFNSCENDQWQRWLLASASFFPAMAATKIKDNYYIDGGYRNNIPIDIALRKGATECIVVDVKGPGITKPLKRSDDVSYLTLQTPWSMGAVLLFDGARSALNIQLGYLETMKAVGRKYLGFWYTFDETLTNIKNFQQAFFTFIQHTYQIKLWRSIEERNKICNKMRKLYKDRVYTENIGLVLVELLAKNSDIPAAEVYTIKELADLLKQRGTSTLDNTKGLAMMSVQEWLKKYYEEYFLLSEKQQLSAMTNFLATTKQEKSQQLNFLLDKLPIQTLQILMNEFIEEGVNE
- a CDS encoding YdbC family protein, whose product is MAQEFSYEIIEQIAVLSENTQGWRKEFNLVSWNGRPPKFDLRDWSADHEKMGKGITLTNEEFEQLSNAIKSM
- a CDS encoding YicC/YloC family endoribonuclease; the encoded protein is MKSMTGFGKAAFLNDTYQIDVEIKSVNQRFLDIQLRMPKEANPYEMAIRQLMKETLQRGRIEAYINMKQTGSSNKEVYVHWPLVHQLVDEIKQELNVKYPESVFDPAQTIQQLVNNSDYVEVSEKQETDEQFGTFILSAVKEAVEKLDASRLQEGQKIQQVLTNYSQDFVGLVNELAAFVTVYEKDYREKFEMKLNEWLGSQVEESRLLTELAILLEKGDIHEELDRLTIHIDKLQELLLQEESVGRELDFLIQEMNREVNTIGSKSSPIEIKNIVVQMKTILEKIREQIQNVE